One window of Brachybacterium ginsengisoli genomic DNA carries:
- a CDS encoding PP2C family protein-serine/threonine phosphatase produces the protein MIDRSLSDPDLHGTVRVISASATHVGHVRATNEDSILEVPPIFLVADGMGGHNAGEVASAIVVEEYEKLTLQENVTVEQLGDSLRSAGVRIGDLSGESTLGAGTTVAIVATMVLDEVGYWVVLNLGDSRVYRLSGEIFEQVSVDHSVVQELMDRGEISAEQAKVHPYRHMVTRALGAGPESDPDYWLIPAETGDRMLICSDGLTGEVDDHAIEQMLRSPADVRTVCGDLVSRALDAGGHDNVSVVVVEAVEVVGQALASESTADCSPSSPDSADTEVDEDTLPREITEGGLRR, from the coding sequence GTGATCGACCGCTCCCTGTCGGACCCGGATCTCCACGGCACGGTCCGAGTCATCTCCGCCTCGGCCACGCATGTCGGTCACGTGCGGGCCACCAATGAGGACAGCATCCTCGAGGTCCCGCCGATCTTCCTCGTCGCCGACGGCATGGGCGGTCACAACGCGGGCGAGGTGGCCAGCGCGATCGTCGTGGAGGAGTACGAGAAGCTCACCCTGCAGGAGAACGTCACCGTCGAGCAGCTGGGCGATTCGCTCCGCAGCGCCGGGGTGCGCATCGGAGACCTCAGCGGCGAGTCCACGCTCGGCGCCGGCACCACGGTCGCGATCGTGGCCACGATGGTCCTCGACGAGGTCGGGTACTGGGTCGTGCTGAATCTGGGCGACTCCCGCGTCTACCGGCTCTCCGGCGAGATCTTCGAACAGGTCAGCGTGGACCACTCCGTGGTCCAGGAGCTGATGGACCGCGGAGAGATCTCCGCGGAGCAGGCGAAGGTCCACCCGTACCGGCACATGGTGACGCGCGCGCTGGGTGCGGGGCCCGAGTCCGATCCCGACTACTGGCTGATCCCCGCCGAGACCGGTGACCGGATGCTCATCTGCTCGGACGGTCTGACCGGCGAGGTGGACGACCACGCGATCGAGCAGATGCTCCGCAGCCCTGCCGATGTGCGGACCGTCTGCGGGGACCTGGTCAGCCGCGCGCTCGACGCCGGTGGCCATGACAACGTCAGCGTCGTCGTGGTCGAGGCGGTCGAGGTGGTCGGGCAGGCCCTGGCCTCCGAGAGCACGGCCGACTGCTCACCCTCCTCCCCGGACAGCGCCGACACCGAGGTGGATGAGGACACCCTCCCTCGTGAGATCACCGAGGGCGGCCTCCGGCGATGA